In a single window of the Phaeobacter sp. G2 genome:
- the ectA gene encoding diaminobutyrate acetyltransferase — translation MQHPIDPRRIDLPAVRKPVAEDGAKVWELVQACKPLDENSMYCNLLQSDHFADTCCLAELSHETVGWVSAYVLPNDPKTLFVWQVAVAEKARGRGLGSMMLQAILRRRQCEDVNRLQTTITADNNASWSLFRRFASFQDSQMDIQPYYTQALHFQERHKTENLVTIPLARQQALAA, via the coding sequence ATGCAACATCCCATTGACCCACGGCGCATAGACCTCCCCGCGGTCCGCAAACCCGTAGCCGAAGACGGTGCCAAGGTTTGGGAGCTGGTCCAGGCCTGCAAGCCGCTTGATGAAAATTCCATGTACTGCAACCTCTTGCAGAGCGACCATTTTGCCGACACCTGTTGCCTGGCGGAATTGTCTCACGAGACGGTCGGCTGGGTATCAGCCTATGTCTTGCCAAATGATCCTAAGACACTGTTTGTCTGGCAGGTCGCAGTGGCAGAAAAGGCGCGCGGTCGCGGCTTGGGCTCGATGATGCTGCAAGCCATTCTGCGCCGCCGCCAGTGTGAGGACGTAAATCGCCTGCAAACCACCATCACCGCTGACAATAACGCGTCTTGGTCATTGTTCCGCAGGTTCGCAAGTTTTCAAGACAGCCAGATGGACATTCAGCCCTACTACACCCAAGCGCTACATTTTCAGGAACGGCACAAGACTGAAAACCTCGTGACCATTCCTTTGGCCCGGCAACAGGCGCTTGCCGCCTGA
- a CDS encoding MarR family transcriptional regulator: MDRTDRIDSSLIALRRIIRTTELFGREIRQATGVTPAQFRVLQIISEHGFATAKAISLRMQVSQGTVTSLVDKLVRDGLALREKSREDRRQIHITLTDAGRETLADAPDPLQQRFVRKFSALNDWEQAMLVASLERVAAMLDAEDLDASPVLATGEIRPAGAP, from the coding sequence ATGGACCGCACGGACCGCATTGACAGCAGCCTGATCGCGCTTCGGCGCATCATTCGTACAACCGAGTTGTTTGGACGCGAAATTCGTCAAGCGACCGGCGTTACCCCCGCCCAGTTTAGAGTGCTTCAGATCATTTCTGAACATGGCTTTGCCACGGCAAAGGCAATCTCGCTTCGTATGCAGGTCTCGCAAGGCACGGTGACCTCACTCGTCGACAAGCTGGTTCGAGATGGGCTGGCCTTGCGTGAAAAATCCCGTGAAGACCGGCGGCAAATTCATATCACACTGACGGATGCAGGTCGTGAAACGCTTGCGGATGCGCCCGACCCATTGCAGCAGCGGTTTGTGCGTAAGTTCTCGGCGCTGAATGATTGGGAACAGGCCATGCTGGTTGCCAGCTTGGAACGGGTCGCCGCCATGTTGGACGCTGAAGATCTGGACGCGTCTCCTGTTCTGGCGACGGGTGAGATTCGTCCCGCAGGCGCGCCGTGA
- a CDS encoding SLAC1 anion channel family protein, producing the protein MSETTGSEPRLVHFPVPFFASVMGLSGLTTALHAANWEAASLTALALTIAVFLALVATYALKAIRHPQAVAAEWQHPVKLAFFPAFSISLLLIATALAPTLPEVASTVWLVGACGQGGLTLAVLSNWIGHRAFQTIHISPAWFIPAVGNVVAPIAGVGLGFPETSWVFFSAGMIFWIVLLVLVMNRLIFHDPLPGRMVPTLAILIAPPAVGFLAWLQLNGGVLDGFARFLYGATLVFLALALTQVGKLRRLPFGLSHWALSFPVAALTLATLRFAALTGSKAHFWAGQTALIALCLIIATLVVATLRAMMRGEICRPE; encoded by the coding sequence ATGTCTGAAACTACTGGTTCCGAACCCCGGCTGGTACATTTTCCCGTGCCGTTCTTTGCCTCCGTCATGGGGCTGTCCGGCCTGACCACGGCGCTGCATGCCGCCAATTGGGAGGCCGCGAGCCTCACCGCTTTGGCCCTGACGATCGCGGTTTTCTTGGCGCTTGTCGCGACCTATGCCCTGAAAGCCATACGCCATCCACAAGCGGTCGCGGCTGAATGGCAGCATCCGGTGAAACTGGCCTTCTTTCCCGCCTTCTCCATTTCCCTCTTGCTGATTGCCACGGCCCTGGCACCGACCCTGCCGGAGGTGGCCAGCACCGTGTGGCTGGTGGGGGCCTGCGGCCAAGGCGGCCTGACGCTGGCGGTGCTGTCGAACTGGATTGGCCACCGGGCGTTTCAGACCATCCACATCTCGCCCGCGTGGTTCATTCCGGCTGTGGGCAACGTGGTGGCGCCGATCGCGGGGGTCGGCCTTGGTTTCCCCGAGACCTCTTGGGTATTCTTTTCTGCCGGGATGATCTTTTGGATCGTGCTGCTGGTGCTGGTGATGAACCGGCTGATTTTTCATGATCCGTTGCCGGGGCGCATGGTGCCAACACTGGCCATCCTGATCGCGCCGCCCGCCGTGGGCTTCCTGGCCTGGCTGCAGTTGAATGGCGGCGTGCTGGATGGGTTTGCCCGCTTCCTGTATGGCGCGACACTGGTTTTCCTCGCTCTTGCGCTGACGCAAGTGGGCAAGCTGCGCCGCTTGCCGTTCGGCCTGTCCCACTGGGCGCTGAGTTTTCCCGTCGCAGCGCTGACCCTTGCGACACTGCGCTTTGCTGCGCTGACGGGTAGCAAAGCGCATTTCTGGGCCGGGCAGACCGCATTGATCGCCCTCTGCCTTATCATTGCGACACTGGTCGTTGCCACCCTGCGCGCCATGATGCGTGGCGAGATCTGCCGCCCGGAGTGA
- the cydX gene encoding cytochrome bd-I oxidase subunit CydX encodes MWYFAWLLGLPLAALFAVLNAMWLELRTDACFAEEGDCPVGEHKH; translated from the coding sequence ATGTGGTATTTTGCCTGGCTTCTTGGCCTGCCGCTTGCCGCCCTGTTTGCCGTTCTGAACGCCATGTGGTTGGAACTGCGTACCGATGCCTGCTTTGCCGAAGAAGGTGACTGCCCAGTGGGAGAGCACAAGCATTGA
- the cydB gene encoding cytochrome d ubiquinol oxidase subunit II, which produces MILYELIDYDTLRVIWWALLGVLLIGFALTDGFDMGVGALLPFVAKTDVERRVVINTVGPVWEGNQVWFILGGGAIFAAWPPLYAVSFSGFYLAMFVVLAAFIVRPVAFKYRSKREGAAWRARWDWALFAGGAVPALLFGVAVGNVLLGVPFYLTEDLMPMYDGSFYGKFLGLLRPFAILVGIVSFSMLLMHGAAWLTLKTEGVIAERARRIGSTAGMIAAGGYALAGLWLAVGIDGFALANEVAPSGPSNPLYSEVIREGSWLAAYAARPWIIVAPMMGFLGIALAVRGLRAGHEVSTLLWSKMAITGIIASVGLTMFPFILPSTVDPNSSLTVWDASSSHQTLFIMLVCAVIFMPLILAYTAWVYKVLWGKVTEADVTNNTDTVY; this is translated from the coding sequence ATGATCCTTTATGAACTGATCGACTACGACACACTGCGTGTCATCTGGTGGGCGCTGCTGGGCGTGCTGCTGATCGGGTTTGCCCTGACGGACGGGTTCGACATGGGCGTGGGCGCTCTGCTGCCCTTTGTCGCCAAGACCGATGTGGAGCGCCGGGTTGTTATCAACACCGTCGGCCCGGTCTGGGAGGGCAACCAAGTCTGGTTCATCCTCGGCGGCGGTGCAATTTTTGCAGCTTGGCCACCGCTCTATGCGGTGTCTTTCAGCGGTTTCTACCTGGCGATGTTTGTGGTCTTGGCGGCCTTTATCGTGCGCCCGGTGGCGTTCAAGTACCGCTCCAAGCGCGAAGGCGCCGCTTGGCGCGCGCGCTGGGATTGGGCACTGTTTGCCGGGGGCGCGGTGCCCGCACTGTTGTTTGGCGTGGCGGTTGGCAACGTCCTGCTGGGTGTTCCGTTCTATCTGACCGAAGACCTGATGCCGATGTATGACGGCAGCTTCTACGGTAAGTTCCTTGGCCTGCTGCGCCCCTTCGCAATCCTGGTGGGCATCGTATCTTTCTCCATGCTGCTGATGCACGGCGCGGCCTGGCTGACGCTGAAGACCGAAGGCGTGATCGCCGAGCGCGCCCGCCGCATCGGCAGCACTGCCGGGATGATCGCCGCCGGGGGCTATGCGCTGGCAGGTCTGTGGCTGGCCGTCGGCATTGACGGTTTTGCGCTGGCAAACGAAGTGGCGCCGAGTGGCCCGTCCAATCCGCTCTATTCCGAGGTCATTCGGGAAGGATCGTGGCTCGCCGCCTATGCGGCGCGTCCCTGGATCATTGTTGCCCCGATGATGGGCTTCCTCGGGATTGCGCTGGCGGTCAGGGGGCTCCGGGCCGGACACGAGGTCTCGACCCTGCTGTGGTCGAAGATGGCGATTACCGGCATCATCGCCTCGGTTGGGCTGACGATGTTTCCCTTCATCCTGCCGTCGACGGTTGATCCGAACAGCTCGCTCACCGTCTGGGACGCCTCAAGCTCGCACCAGACCCTCTTCATCATGCTGGTCTGCGCGGTGATCTTTATGCCGCTAATCCTTGCTTACACCGCCTGGGTCTACAAAGTACTGTGGGGCAAGGTCACCGAAGCCGATGTCACCAATAACACCGACACTGTTTACTAA
- a CDS encoding cytochrome ubiquinol oxidase subunit I produces the protein MEIGLVELSRLQFAMTAMYHFLFVPLTLGLSILVAIMETVYVMTNRPIWRQMTKFWGTLFGINFVLGVATGITMEFQFGMNWSYYSHYVGDIFGAPLAIEGLMAFFLEATFVGLFFFGWDKLSKVQHMVVAWLVAIGSNFSALWILIANGWMQNPVGAEFNPDTMRMEMTSFFDVVFNQVAQAKFVHTVSAGYVTAAVFVLGVSALYLIQDRHKDLAQRSIAVASSFGLAAALSVVVLGDESGYSASHTQKMKLAAIEAMWETEPAPASFTLIGLPDQEARETHYAVHVPWAMGLIGTRSLTQEIPGINDLVAEAEDKIRRGIIAYDALMTIRENRGNVPSEARFVFEQNSDDLGFAFLLKRYVEDPRDATEEQIAQAAEDTVPGVFPLFWAFRLMVGLGFSFIAVMAYFFYRASFKNMQFPRWSLYAAVAIIPTPWIAAELGWFVAEFGRQPWTVDGVLPTAMSASHLSIADLLITLAGFVLFYTVLFVIEIRLMVKYIRKGPFQDVEETKQWQARHEARLRGFPNESPASTTPAE, from the coding sequence ATGGAGATCGGACTGGTCGAGCTGTCACGCCTGCAATTTGCGATGACGGCCATGTATCACTTTCTCTTCGTGCCGCTGACGCTGGGTCTGTCGATTCTCGTCGCGATCATGGAGACCGTCTACGTCATGACAAATCGCCCCATCTGGCGCCAGATGACCAAGTTTTGGGGCACGCTGTTTGGCATCAACTTTGTCCTTGGGGTGGCAACCGGCATCACCATGGAATTCCAGTTTGGCATGAACTGGTCATATTATTCGCACTATGTTGGCGACATCTTTGGCGCGCCGCTGGCGATCGAAGGTCTTATGGCCTTCTTCTTGGAGGCAACATTCGTCGGGCTGTTCTTCTTTGGCTGGGACAAGCTGTCCAAGGTGCAACACATGGTTGTCGCTTGGCTGGTGGCCATTGGGTCCAACTTTTCCGCCCTGTGGATCTTGATCGCCAACGGCTGGATGCAAAACCCCGTGGGTGCGGAATTCAACCCAGACACCATGCGGATGGAGATGACCTCGTTTTTCGACGTGGTGTTCAATCAGGTGGCGCAGGCGAAGTTCGTTCATACAGTTTCGGCCGGCTATGTAACGGCTGCGGTTTTTGTGTTGGGCGTTTCAGCCCTGTACCTGATCCAGGACCGGCACAAAGACCTGGCGCAGCGTTCCATCGCTGTGGCCTCGTCTTTTGGCCTGGCGGCGGCGCTGTCCGTCGTCGTGCTGGGCGATGAGTCTGGCTATTCCGCCAGCCATACGCAAAAGATGAAGCTCGCAGCAATCGAGGCGATGTGGGAAACCGAGCCGGCACCGGCCTCTTTCACGCTCATCGGTCTACCTGACCAAGAGGCGCGCGAGACCCATTACGCGGTCCATGTTCCTTGGGCCATGGGCCTGATCGGGACCCGAAGCCTGACGCAAGAGATCCCCGGCATCAATGATCTGGTGGCCGAAGCCGAAGACAAGATCCGTCGCGGTATCATTGCCTATGACGCGCTGATGACGATCCGCGAAAACCGGGGCAACGTTCCGTCCGAGGCGCGCTTTGTCTTCGAACAGAACTCTGATGATCTGGGCTTTGCCTTCCTGCTGAAGCGTTACGTCGAAGATCCGCGTGACGCGACCGAAGAGCAAATCGCACAAGCCGCCGAAGACACCGTGCCCGGCGTCTTCCCGCTGTTCTGGGCCTTCCGCCTGATGGTCGGGCTTGGGTTCAGCTTCATCGCGGTGATGGCCTATTTTTTCTACCGCGCCTCGTTCAAGAACATGCAGTTCCCACGCTGGTCGCTTTATGCCGCCGTGGCGATCATTCCGACGCCTTGGATCGCAGCCGAGCTGGGCTGGTTTGTTGCCGAGTTTGGCCGCCAGCCCTGGACCGTGGACGGGGTGCTGCCGACAGCGATGTCGGCCTCGCACCTGTCCATCGCCGACCTACTGATCACACTGGCGGGCTTTGTCCTCTTCTACACGGTGCTCTTTGTGATCGAGATCAGGCTGATGGTGAAATACATCCGCAAAGGCCCGTTCCAGGACGTCGAAGAAACCAAACAATGGCAGGCCCGCCACGAAGCGCGGCTGCGCGGGTTCCCGAATGAGTCCCCTGCGTCTACCACCCCTGCGGAGTAA